From Brassica oleracea var. oleracea cultivar TO1000 chromosome C3, BOL, whole genome shotgun sequence, a single genomic window includes:
- the LOC106333778 gene encoding uncharacterized protein LOC106333778 produces MAEEELQESDVIFSDDYFINSNKNNNNENNKRKKPTTVKKSSPVTIPSRTTFRWPEVEEEEDESEMTPPHVIIRKRRMEEQMAFSFSTLKGRDLSRHRISVLRMTGFLEA; encoded by the coding sequence ATGGCAGAAGAAGAACTTCAAGAATCAGACGTTATATTTTCCGACGATTATTTCATAAACAGCAACAAGAATAACAACAACGAAAACAACAAAAGAAAGAAACCAACGACGGTGAAAAAGTCATCTCCGGTAACAATTCCATCGAGAACTACATTCCGGTGGCCGGAAGTTGAAGAGGAGGAGGATGAGAGTGAAATGACGCCGCCACATGTCATCATCCGAAAACGAAGAATGGAGGAGCAAATGGCGTTTTCGTTTAGTACCCTTAAAGGAAGAGACCTGAGTCGTCACCGTATCTCGGTTCTTAGGATGACCGGTTTTTTGGAAGCTTAA
- the LOC106328358 gene encoding 26S proteasome non-ATPase regulatory subunit 13 homolog B has product MAALQYLESQKNAHPELTEWYNSLADLYQKKLWHQLTVKLEQFIALPVFQAGDALIQLYNNFITDFETKINLLKLAHFAVVVSRQYPEKEAAVSYLQGVIEKLRATKESRISEPVSYVETQIALFKLEQGDQKECKKILDDVKTSLDSMTDIDPSVYANFFCVSSQYHKFRQEFSDFYKNALLYLAYTSVESLSESFKLDLAFELSLSALLGENIYNFGELLAHPVLKSLLGTNVEWLYHILQAFNHGDLVQYQELCRVHNAALSAQPALVENEKKLLEKINILCLIEIIFSRPAEDRTIPLSVIAERTKLSIEDVEHLLMKSLSVHLIEGIIDQVDGTVHVSWAQPRVLGIPQIKSLRDQLDSWVDKVHTTLLSVEAETPDLVAA; this is encoded by the exons ATGGCTGCTCTACAATACCTCGAATCTCAGAAAAACGCGCACCCAGAGCTCACCGAGTGGTACAATTCGCTCGCAGATCTGTACCAGAAGAAGCTCTGGCACCAGCTCACCGTCAAGCTCGAGCAGTTCATCGCTCTCCCCGTCTTTCAG GCTGGAGATGCTTTGATTCAGCTATACAACAACTTCATAACCGACTTTGAGACCAAAATCAACCTTCTGAAGCTCGCGCACTTCGCGGTTGTAGTCTCCAGGCAGTACCCTGAGAAAGAAGCTGCGGTCAGTTATCTCCAAGGAGTGATTGAGAAGCTTAGAGCGACTAAAGAGTCACGTATCAGTGAGCCTGTTAGCTATGTAGAGACGCAGATAGCTTTGTTCAAGCTTGAGCAAGGTGACCAGAAGGAATGCAAGAAGATACTGGACGATGTGAAAACCTCTCTTGATAGTATGACCGACATCGACCCATCGGTCTACGCCAACTTCTTCTGTGTGTCTTCTCAGTACCATAAGTTCCGTCAAGAGTTTTCTGATTTCTACAAGAATGCTCTTCTTTACCTCGCTTATACTTCTGTGGAGTCACTCTCTGAGTCGTTTAAGCTG GACTTGGCTTTTGAACTGTCGCTGTCAGCTCTACTTGGAGAGAATATTTACAACTTTGGGGAACTGTTGGCCCATCCAGTT CTGAAGAGTCTGCTTGGAACAAATGTGGAGTGGCTTTACCACATTCTGCAGGCGTTCAACCACGGTGATTTGGTTCAGTACCAAGAACTCTGCCGTGTTCACAATGCAGCCTTGAGCGCACAGCCAGCGCTGGTTGAGAATGAGAAGAAGCTGTTGGAGAAGATCAACATTCTCTGCCTTATTGAGATCATTTTCAG CCGACCAGCTGAAGATAGGACCATACCGTTGAGTGTCATTGCTGAGCGTACTAAGCTTTCAATCGAAGATGTTGAGCACCTTCTCATGAAGAGTTTATCT GTGCACTTGATAGAGGGGATAATAGATCAGGTGGATGGAACTGTGCATGTTTCATGGGCGCAACCGAGGGTGCTAGGGATACCTCAGATCAAGTCATTGAGGGATCAGCTTGATAGTTGGGTTGATAAGGTTCACACTACCTTGTTATCCGTTGAGGCTGAGACACCTGATCTTGTTGCAGCTTAA
- the LOC106331009 gene encoding uncharacterized mitochondrial protein AtMg00810-like yields the protein MACNLRIKLYQMDVKSAFLNGVLQEEVYVTQPKGFEDPHFPDHVYKLKKALYGLKQAPRAWYDRLTEFLLQAGFQRGGVDKTLFVGEDGDDMLIIQVYVDDIIFGGTSKQMVDDFVKTMTKEFEMSMVGELSYFLGLQVKQLTDGITVSQSTYAKNLIKRFGMQTSKTAKTPMSTTTKLSRDSDGKPVDEKLYRAMIGSLLYLTASRPDLCLSVGICARYQAKPKESHKNAVKRIIKYVKGTLDFGLHYTFETNVNLPGFCDADWAGMLPISWDKCFGAACHSTLSLDSISFLTMEMERQTHKIPNMCFQTVQKSVKNRVGVN from the exons ATGGCGTGCAATCTGAGAATCAAACTCTATCAGATGGATGTCAAGAGTGCCTTCCTAAACGGTGTATTACAAGAAGAAGTCTACGTAACACAACCAAAAGGGTTTGAGGATCCACATTTTCCGGATCACGTTTACAAACTCAAGAAAGCTCTCTATGGGTTGAAACAAGCTCCACGAGCTTGGTATGACCGTCTGACGGAGTTCCTGTTACAAGCTGGTTTTCAAAGAGGTGGTGTGGACAAGACACTGTTCGTCGGAGAAGATGGAGATGACATGCTGATCATTCAAGTTTACGTGGATGATATCATCTTCGGAGGAACGTCTAAGCAAATGGTTGATGACTTCGTGAAGACTATGACAAAGGAATTTGAAATGAGTATGGTTGGTGAACTGAGCTATTTCCTTGGACTTCAGGTCAAACAACTAACCGATGGAATCACAGTGTCACAGAGTACCTATGCCAAAAATCTCATCAAGCGATTTGGAATGCAGACAAGTAAGACTGCAAAAACTCCTATGAGCACAACAACCAAACTTTCCAGAGATAGCGATGGGAAACCAGTTGATGAGAAACTCTACCGAGCCATGATTGGAAGCCTTCTTTACCTCACGGCGAGTCGTCCTGATCTATGCCTCAGTGTGGGGATTTGTGCTCGCTATCAAGCTAAACCAAAAGAGTCTCACAAGAATGCAGTAAAGCGTATTATCAAATACGTGAAAGGCACCCTTGATTTTGGTCTTCATTATACATTTGAGACTAATGTGAATCTTCCAGGTTTTTGTGATGCTGATTGGGCAG GCATGTTGCCAATCTCTTGGGATAAATGTTTCGGAGCAGCGTGTCACTCCACTTTGTCTCTGGATTCCATCTCTTTCCTAACAATGGAG ATGGAGAGACAGACGCACAAGATACCTAACATGTGTTTCCAGACTGTACAAAAGAGTGTGAAAAACAGAGTTGGAGTTAACTGA